Proteins from one Arthrobacter sp. Soc17.1.1.1 genomic window:
- a CDS encoding DEAD/DEAH box helicase — MRIQEHLPRHDDGRLTADAVHEAFTAWATARGLALYPAQDEAAMELVSGSNVILATPTGSGKSLVAVAAHLKSFADGRTSYYTAPIKALVSEKFFALCDIFGPENVGMITGDSGVNQDAPIICCTAEILANLALREGALADVDTVVMDEFHFYSDPQRGWAWQVPLLELPQAQFLLMSATLGDVTRFEKDLTERTGRPTATVTSVERPIPLHYYYVETPVQESLEELLSTRQAPVYVVHFSQAEAIERAQNLMSVNVCTREEKDRIADLIATFRFSAGFGKTLNRLVRHGIGVHHAGMLPKYRRLVEQLAQAGLLKVICGTDTLGVGINVPIRTVLLTALSKYDGVRTRLLNAREFHQISGRAGRAGYDTAGTVVVQAPDHVVENTKAMAKAVSKFGDDQKKLRQVVRKKPPQGFVSWGRPTFERLVDSIPDPLTSSFSVSHSMLLNLLERPGDPFTAVKRLLTENHETRASQLRLMRRAIGIYRELVTAGIVERLPVPEPDGRQVRLRVHLQANFALNQPLSPFALASLELLDPEAPGYALDVVSVIEATLEKPRQVLNAQEKKARGEAVAAMKAEGIDYDARMARLEEIGYPKPLEELLQQAFDVYRTSAPWLNDFELAPKSVVRDMYERAMSFGEYVAFYSLTRSEGILLRYLADCYKALRHTVPVEALREDLSDILEWLGELVRQVDSSLLDEWTQLSAGLTPAPADAVDLPEEPPSVTSNERAFRVMVRNEMFQRVKLFADEQDEALGALDADSGWTADRWAEALDGYFGDYEDIDDGPEARGPALLLITKAPRVWRVRQILKDPEGNGDWGINAEIDLPASDEAGSPVVRILGVGAPVAA; from the coding sequence ATGAGGATCCAAGAGCACCTGCCCCGGCACGACGACGGCCGACTCACCGCGGACGCGGTCCACGAGGCCTTCACGGCGTGGGCGACGGCGCGCGGCCTGGCCCTGTACCCCGCGCAGGACGAGGCCGCCATGGAGCTCGTCTCCGGCAGCAACGTGATCCTCGCGACCCCCACCGGCTCCGGGAAGTCACTGGTCGCTGTCGCGGCGCACCTGAAGTCCTTCGCGGACGGACGGACGAGTTACTACACGGCGCCGATCAAGGCCCTCGTGTCCGAGAAGTTCTTCGCGCTGTGCGACATCTTCGGGCCGGAGAACGTCGGCATGATCACCGGTGACTCCGGGGTGAACCAGGACGCGCCGATCATCTGCTGCACCGCGGAGATCCTGGCGAACCTCGCCCTGCGGGAGGGTGCCCTGGCCGACGTCGACACCGTGGTCATGGACGAGTTCCACTTCTACTCGGACCCGCAGCGCGGCTGGGCGTGGCAGGTCCCGCTGCTCGAGCTGCCACAGGCGCAGTTCCTGCTCATGTCCGCGACCCTCGGCGACGTCACGCGCTTCGAGAAGGACCTCACGGAGCGCACGGGCCGCCCGACGGCGACGGTCACCTCCGTGGAACGGCCCATCCCCCTGCACTACTACTACGTCGAGACACCGGTGCAGGAGTCCCTGGAGGAACTGCTCTCCACCCGGCAGGCGCCCGTGTACGTGGTGCACTTCAGCCAGGCGGAAGCGATCGAGCGGGCGCAGAATCTCATGAGCGTCAACGTGTGCACGCGCGAGGAGAAGGACCGCATCGCGGACCTCATCGCCACGTTCCGGTTCTCCGCGGGGTTCGGCAAGACCCTCAACCGGCTGGTCCGGCACGGCATCGGCGTGCACCACGCCGGCATGCTGCCGAAGTACCGGCGCCTCGTCGAGCAACTCGCCCAGGCCGGGCTGCTGAAGGTCATCTGCGGCACCGACACCCTCGGGGTCGGTATCAACGTGCCGATCCGCACCGTGCTCCTGACGGCGCTGAGCAAGTACGACGGCGTCCGCACGAGGCTGCTCAATGCGCGCGAGTTCCACCAGATCTCCGGACGCGCCGGACGGGCGGGCTACGACACCGCGGGCACGGTGGTGGTGCAGGCGCCCGACCACGTGGTCGAGAACACCAAGGCCATGGCGAAGGCGGTCTCCAAGTTCGGTGACGACCAGAAGAAGCTGCGCCAGGTGGTGCGCAAGAAGCCGCCCCAGGGCTTCGTCTCGTGGGGCAGGCCCACCTTCGAGCGGCTCGTCGACAGCATCCCCGATCCCCTGACGTCGTCGTTCTCCGTCAGCCACTCCATGCTCCTGAACCTGCTCGAGCGGCCGGGGGACCCCTTCACCGCCGTCAAGCGGCTGCTCACCGAGAACCACGAGACGCGCGCCTCCCAGCTGCGGCTCATGCGCCGCGCGATCGGGATCTACCGGGAGCTCGTGACGGCCGGGATCGTCGAGCGCCTGCCCGTGCCGGAGCCGGACGGCCGGCAGGTGCGGCTCCGGGTCCACCTGCAGGCCAACTTCGCCCTGAACCAGCCCCTCTCGCCGTTCGCCCTCGCGAGCCTCGAACTCCTCGACCCCGAGGCGCCCGGCTATGCGCTCGACGTCGTCTCGGTCATCGAGGCCACGCTGGAGAAGCCCCGGCAGGTGCTCAACGCCCAGGAGAAAAAGGCCCGCGGGGAGGCCGTCGCCGCCATGAAGGCCGAGGGCATCGACTACGACGCGCGGATGGCCCGGCTGGAGGAGATCGGCTACCCGAAGCCGCTCGAGGAGCTGCTGCAGCAGGCCTTCGACGTGTACCGGACGTCGGCGCCGTGGCTCAACGACTTCGAGCTGGCCCCCAAGTCGGTGGTGCGCGACATGTACGAGCGGGCCATGAGCTTCGGCGAGTACGTGGCGTTCTACTCCCTGACGCGCTCCGAGGGGATCCTGCTGCGGTACCTCGCCGACTGCTACAAGGCCCTGCGCCACACCGTCCCCGTCGAGGCCCTGCGGGAGGACCTCAGCGACATCCTGGAGTGGCTCGGCGAACTGGTGCGGCAGGTCGACAGCAGCCTCCTCGACGAGTGGACCCAGCTCTCCGCCGGTCTCACGCCGGCCCCGGCGGACGCCGTGGACCTCCCCGAGGAGCCGCCCTCGGTGACGTCCAACGAGCGCGCCTTCCGGGTCATGGTGCGCAACGAGATGTTCCAGCGCGTGAAGCTCTTCGCTGACGAACAGGACGAGGCGCTCGGCGCCCTCGACGCCGACTCGGGGTGGACCGCCGACCGCTGGGCCGAGGCCCTCGACGGCTACTTCGGCGACTACGAGGACATCGACGACGGCCCCGAGGCCCGCGGGCCGGCCCTGCTGCTCATCACCAAGGCACCGCGGGTGTGGCGGGTGCGCCAGATCCTCAAGGACCCCGAGGGGAACGGCGACTGGGGCATCAACGCCGAGATCGACCTCCCGGCGTCGGACGAGGCAGGCAGCCCGGTGGTCCGGATCCTCGGCGTCGGGGCGCCCGTCGCGGCCTGA
- a CDS encoding trans-aconitate 2-methyltransferase, giving the protein MRWDSGLYARHAGHRGRPFFDLVARIDDPSPRSVVDLGCGPGDLTEALARRWPAAAVRGVDASADMIDAARRRPAPPNLSFEEGDVRDYRPGSDEVVVTNAVLQWVPGHRDLVSAWAEGLPAGGWLALQVPGNFSAPSHALLREHAASPRWAGTLEGVLRHDDAVGDPTDYLQLLLAAGLDADVWETTYQQVLPGEDAVLGWVRGTALRPVLEVLSDAEAAEFEAGYADLLRTAYPRGGYGTVFGFRRIFAVGHRPA; this is encoded by the coding sequence ATGCGCTGGGATTCTGGACTGTACGCCCGCCATGCCGGTCACCGCGGGCGGCCGTTCTTCGACCTCGTGGCGCGGATCGACGACCCTTCTCCACGCAGCGTCGTCGACCTCGGCTGCGGCCCCGGCGACCTGACGGAGGCGCTCGCGCGGCGATGGCCGGCCGCGGCGGTCCGGGGGGTCGATGCCAGCGCCGACATGATCGACGCCGCCCGCCGTCGCCCGGCGCCGCCGAACCTGTCCTTCGAGGAGGGCGACGTCCGCGACTACCGGCCGGGATCGGATGAGGTGGTCGTCACGAACGCGGTCCTCCAGTGGGTGCCCGGCCACCGGGACCTCGTCTCGGCCTGGGCGGAGGGGCTGCCGGCCGGAGGCTGGCTCGCGCTGCAGGTCCCCGGCAACTTCTCCGCACCGTCCCACGCCCTCCTGCGCGAGCACGCGGCGAGCCCCCGCTGGGCAGGGACGCTGGAGGGTGTGCTCCGCCACGACGACGCGGTCGGTGACCCCACCGATTATCTGCAGCTGCTCCTCGCCGCGGGCCTCGACGCCGACGTTTGGGAGACCACGTACCAGCAGGTGCTGCCGGGGGAGGACGCCGTGCTGGGCTGGGTGCGCGGTACCGCGCTGCGGCCCGTGCTGGAGGTGCTGTCCGACGCGGAGGCCGCCGAGTTCGAGGCCGGCTACGCGGACCTGCTCCGGACGGCCTACCCGCGGGGCGGGTACGGCACGGTGTTCGGCTTCCGCCGGATCTTCGCCGTCGGGCACCGCCCCGCCTGA